The proteins below come from a single Agrococcus beijingensis genomic window:
- a CDS encoding M23 family metallopeptidase: MPSLLLQRPIRSRSPYAGETPPPAAPRSPRAARGAGHLSRQLIAGGSLLVTASMVLVPSLPAAAVQAPDQLDAIAAQLEEPQPQAQAQAQAQTLEPTAAEPSVEFARDDIIVLEAPPEPEPEPEPEPEPAVATGAVTPSQLPDLQAVADSETPGPAYGGDPAYPRVWSMLETSYTQTPFPGIAQLPISSGFGYRSGGFHGGTDIPLPAGQEIRPIASGVVTAVYQGNTPGGGGYAVWIDHNIDGQFVQSWYPHMTAGSIQVEVGQVVDINTVIGQVGSTGNSTGPHLHLELKNSDYVSFDPMLWLQTRQMRLEYN, encoded by the coding sequence ATGCCCTCCCTCTTGCTGCAGCGCCCGATCCGATCCCGTTCGCCCTACGCCGGCGAGACGCCCCCTCCCGCAGCACCGCGCTCACCGCGCGCTGCACGGGGAGCCGGGCACCTCTCGCGGCAGCTCATCGCAGGAGGATCGCTGCTCGTCACGGCCTCGATGGTGCTCGTGCCCTCGCTGCCTGCCGCGGCCGTGCAGGCGCCCGACCAGCTCGACGCGATCGCCGCCCAGCTCGAGGAGCCGCAGCCGCAGGCGCAGGCCCAGGCCCAGGCCCAGACGCTCGAGCCGACCGCTGCCGAGCCGTCGGTCGAGTTCGCCCGCGACGACATCATCGTGCTCGAGGCTCCTCCCGAGCCCGAGCCCGAGCCCGAGCCAGAGCCCGAGCCCGCGGTCGCAACCGGCGCCGTGACGCCCAGCCAGCTTCCCGACCTGCAGGCGGTCGCCGACTCCGAGACCCCCGGCCCCGCCTACGGCGGCGATCCGGCCTACCCCCGCGTCTGGAGCATGCTCGAGACGAGCTACACCCAGACGCCGTTCCCGGGCATCGCTCAGCTGCCCATCTCGAGCGGCTTCGGCTACCGTTCCGGGGGCTTCCACGGCGGCACGGACATCCCCCTGCCTGCCGGCCAGGAGATCCGGCCGATCGCCAGCGGCGTGGTCACCGCGGTCTACCAGGGCAACACCCCCGGCGGCGGCGGCTACGCGGTGTGGATCGACCACAACATCGACGGCCAGTTCGTGCAGTCGTGGTACCCGCACATGACCGCAGGCTCCATCCAGGTCGAGGTCGGCCAGGTGGTCGACATCAACACCGTCATCGGCCAGGTGGGCAGCACCGGCAACTCGACCGGGCCCCACCTGCACCTCGAGCTGAAGAACAGCGACTACGTGTCGTTCGACCCGATGCTCTGGCTGCAGACGCGCCAGATGCGCCTCGAGTACAACTAG
- a CDS encoding MscL family protein codes for MEGFKKFLMHGNVIELAVAVVMGTAFGAVVSAFVDGIITPMISSAFGASEIEDATVGIFKIGLVLAALIKFVAIAAVVYFTLVLPMAKLKERNDRRKGISPEAPAETDVDILGDIRELLRTQSAPGAAPRA; via the coding sequence ATGGAGGGCTTCAAGAAGTTCCTGATGCACGGCAACGTGATCGAGCTGGCCGTCGCGGTCGTCATGGGCACCGCGTTCGGCGCCGTCGTGAGCGCGTTCGTCGACGGCATCATCACGCCGATGATCTCGAGCGCGTTCGGCGCGTCCGAGATCGAGGACGCCACCGTCGGCATCTTCAAGATCGGCCTGGTGCTCGCCGCGCTGATCAAGTTCGTGGCCATCGCCGCGGTCGTCTACTTCACGCTCGTGCTGCCGATGGCCAAGCTGAAGGAGCGCAACGACCGCCGCAAGGGCATCTCGCCCGAGGCGCCCGCCGAGACCGACGTCGACATCCTGGGCGACATCCGCGAGCTGCTGCGCACGCAGAGCGCCCCCGGGGCGGCCCCGCGCGCCTGA
- a CDS encoding LLM class flavin-dependent oxidoreductase yields MDFGHEIEFGVFITPTNQAPQQPVQLAQAAELAGFDLATFQDHPYQPAFHDTWTLLSYVGAVTERIRLSPNVANVPLRQPAVLARSAASLDLLTGGRVELGLGSGGFWDAIEAMGGTKLTPGQGVDALSEAIRIIREIWSTAERGGVRVDGTHHRASGAKRGPQPAHPVPIHIGAYKPRMLRLTGRLGDGWLPSLGYMQPGDLARGNATIDEAAARAGRDAHEIRRLLNVGADMADPAKVEQLVELAIEHGTSTFIVATDDAGTMQRFMAEVAPAVREQVAAERASRGTEVGPRLSAAALAKRAPALDYAAVPASLAATAVEPGSWEYPERQNTYLRGGAPGIVLRPTSPAQVAEAIDFARRQGVAEGRVPLSVRSGGHGISGRSTNDGGIVIDVGALDRIDVVDASRRLVRIGAGATWGEVARVLDEHGWAISSGDFGGVGVGGLATAGGVGFLGREHGLTIDHLEAVDVVLADGDLVRASRDDHPELFWGMRGAGANLGVAVAFELVAQPVGDIGFAQLAFDAGETAEFFAGWGAATEASDRVVTPFLLLGRDRPGQGGSGRGRVAQAMIAVDASDPEEIVEHLQPFAMIAPLVGQQVIRTRYAGVIDNAPGGAHQGQGEPATRSALIGSITPEVAKGLARFLDAGAHYFFQIRAMGGAVADVPSDETAFAHRDAKFSVIAFGMDRVRLDAAWDTLVAPHASGLYLSFETDQRPGRLEEAFPPATLARLRALKAEVDPENLFRDNFNVVATAAVVAHPVVE; encoded by the coding sequence ATGGACTTCGGGCACGAGATCGAGTTCGGGGTCTTCATCACGCCGACCAACCAGGCACCGCAGCAGCCGGTGCAGCTGGCGCAGGCGGCCGAGCTGGCCGGCTTCGACCTGGCCACCTTCCAGGACCACCCGTACCAGCCCGCCTTCCACGACACGTGGACCCTCTTGAGCTACGTCGGGGCGGTGACCGAGCGCATCCGCCTCTCGCCGAACGTCGCGAACGTGCCGCTGCGGCAGCCGGCGGTGCTGGCCCGCAGCGCCGCGAGCCTCGACCTGCTGACCGGCGGCCGCGTCGAGCTGGGCCTCGGCTCGGGCGGCTTCTGGGATGCGATCGAGGCGATGGGCGGCACGAAGCTGACGCCCGGGCAGGGCGTCGATGCGCTGTCGGAGGCGATCAGGATCATCCGCGAGATCTGGAGCACGGCCGAGCGCGGCGGCGTGCGCGTCGACGGCACGCACCACCGGGCGTCGGGCGCGAAGCGCGGGCCGCAGCCGGCGCACCCGGTGCCGATCCACATCGGCGCCTACAAGCCGCGCATGCTGCGCCTCACGGGTCGGCTCGGCGACGGCTGGCTGCCGAGCCTCGGCTACATGCAGCCCGGCGACCTCGCCCGCGGCAACGCCACGATCGACGAGGCGGCGGCTCGTGCCGGCCGCGACGCGCATGAGATCCGCCGGCTGCTGAACGTCGGCGCCGACATGGCCGACCCGGCGAAGGTCGAGCAGCTGGTCGAGCTGGCGATCGAGCACGGCACGAGCACCTTCATCGTCGCGACCGACGACGCGGGCACCATGCAGCGCTTCATGGCCGAGGTGGCGCCGGCGGTGCGCGAGCAGGTCGCCGCCGAGCGCGCGTCGCGCGGCACCGAGGTCGGCCCGCGCCTGTCGGCAGCCGCGCTCGCCAAGCGCGCGCCGGCGCTCGACTACGCCGCGGTGCCCGCGAGCCTCGCCGCCACCGCCGTCGAGCCCGGCTCCTGGGAGTACCCCGAGCGGCAGAACACCTACCTGCGCGGCGGCGCGCCCGGCATCGTGCTGCGCCCGACGAGCCCCGCGCAGGTCGCCGAGGCGATCGACTTCGCGCGCCGGCAGGGCGTGGCCGAGGGCAGGGTGCCGCTCAGCGTGCGCTCGGGCGGGCACGGCATCTCCGGCCGCTCGACGAACGACGGCGGCATCGTCATCGACGTGGGGGCGCTCGACCGCATCGATGTGGTGGATGCGTCGCGTCGCCTCGTGCGCATTGGCGCCGGCGCGACCTGGGGCGAGGTGGCGCGCGTGCTCGACGAGCACGGCTGGGCCATCTCGTCGGGCGACTTCGGCGGCGTGGGCGTGGGCGGGCTGGCGACGGCCGGCGGCGTCGGGTTCCTGGGCCGCGAGCACGGGCTGACGATCGACCACCTCGAGGCGGTCGATGTGGTGCTGGCCGACGGCGACCTGGTGCGGGCGAGCCGCGACGACCACCCGGAGCTGTTCTGGGGCATGCGCGGCGCGGGCGCCAACCTGGGCGTCGCGGTGGCGTTCGAGCTCGTCGCGCAGCCGGTCGGCGACATCGGGTTCGCCCAGCTCGCCTTCGATGCGGGGGAGACGGCCGAGTTCTTCGCAGGCTGGGGCGCGGCGACCGAGGCGAGCGACCGCGTGGTGACGCCGTTCCTGCTGCTTGGCCGCGATCGGCCCGGGCAGGGCGGAAGCGGCCGAGGGAGGGTCGCGCAGGCGATGATCGCGGTCGACGCATCCGACCCCGAGGAGATCGTCGAGCACCTGCAGCCGTTCGCGATGATCGCGCCGCTGGTCGGGCAGCAGGTGATCAGGACCCGCTATGCCGGCGTGATCGACAACGCGCCGGGCGGCGCGCACCAGGGGCAGGGCGAGCCGGCGACCCGCTCGGCGCTGATCGGCTCGATCACGCCCGAGGTGGCGAAGGGGCTCGCGCGGTTCCTCGACGCGGGCGCGCACTACTTCTTCCAGATCCGAGCGATGGGCGGGGCGGTCGCCGATGTGCCGAGCGACGAGACGGCCTTCGCGCACCGCGACGCGAAGTTCTCGGTGATCGCGTTCGGGATGGACCGTGTGCGCCTCGATGCCGCATGGGACACGCTCGTCGCGCCCCACGCATCCGGCCTCTATCTCTCGTTCGAGACCGATCAGCGGCCGGGGCGGCTCGAGGAGGCGTTCCCGCCCGCGACGCTCGCGCGGCTGCGGGCGCTGAAGGCCGAGGTCGATCCCGAGAACCTCTTCCGCGACAACTTCAACGTGGTCGCGACCGCCGCGGTCGTGGCCCACCCGGTCGTGGAGTAG
- a CDS encoding AAA family ATPase has protein sequence MRENEMEIQGDELVGQATHEAAAAADERGSERPAEGAAGAGPDRSLTGEPTVEREPAPEPRRPEGEWQAWADALRRVGGRSPLTDFIDTTATRIELSTTHPGGLAQFITGRPTALSSLIRDDLALRAARGAAAAIASKGIELAAARSIDAVHLGIGMARFPHGDRDVFGPVLLRPLVVRRRGRDFELQLLGRPFVNPRMSSILRGHHGVRLDERQLSQLASGEGTSTPNAVLDAVRQAAAHVPGFSVEARLVASTFADVGEPMAVDLQQSPHDVLDAVRGDEQAAWRVREGRSGLDETPQDRRDPEVDRLVLDADQQQDAVIAEAAAGNSLVVEALPGTGLTQTIVNVVAALVGDDKRVLVVSPRRATLRDIGDRLASTKLEGLAVSEATLRRDLIAAIRRIEQSPRPETAEIDEAMLRLRKVLLDYRAALRRVDPELQVSVLDALKELSRLAMLPTPPSTRARLSEQATRRLATDRPRIAATMRKAAALGQFRYGPSDTPWYGASFESSGDASAALTDSQELAGGQLQALLQAARKVIGDTKLRPASTLAELGIQVALLTDVRSTLDVMTPSIYDRPLGELITATGSRREAVQSLGGMQRRRLRKLAEEYVRPGAHVGDLHDVLLAAQQQRRLWAKFAPDGSIPSVPAGLGALDAQLRDVERRLERLDLALTPGTKSIDLPLADLEQRIAELAAPSDALQNIQERAELMTSVEQLGLDALLADFADRHVADDQVEHELDLAWWQSALQAMIGRERALLRGNTDVLRRLEQDFALVDEAHVDASSARLAHQLAQQWRLAVEDHADEADALRRLIKAGAVDADELQRVAPHLTRSVAPVWLSSPYDLHRVPKRIPFDAVLIADAGAITIAEAAGAISRARQVIALGDSVTQTPSPFDVGISTLGVRPTEELSTPDELHAESALSRLGQVLPKLHLTRSYRTGGADLATAVNDRFYEGRIEALPWAGAYLGHASLTASIVHGAHGLPEQGAATIESPDAEVDRVVQLVTQHARSRPQESLMVVTANEKHEVRLQQAVMAALASSNPLTDFVVAEREEPFVIVDVTHASALSRDRVIFSVGYGHTKHGRNVDFGTLGQPGGERLLAVAMTRARKALQIVTAFDAAALDPDKLEHGAAQLREILLDAAAEGPPKSFFGGDPLMVDLATRLRRRGLRADVSYDGQLPLVVANGGICAAIEADHDDGDRTLREALRLRPEILRRFGWHTMRVHAFELFTDPEGVADRIAELVGADASRS, from the coding sequence GTGCGCGAGAACGAGATGGAGATCCAGGGCGACGAGCTCGTCGGCCAGGCGACGCACGAGGCCGCCGCCGCAGCCGACGAGCGCGGGAGCGAGCGGCCCGCGGAAGGCGCTGCCGGCGCGGGTCCCGACCGCTCGCTCACCGGCGAGCCCACGGTCGAGCGGGAGCCCGCGCCCGAGCCCCGCCGCCCCGAGGGCGAGTGGCAGGCGTGGGCGGATGCGCTGCGTCGCGTCGGCGGGCGCAGCCCCCTCACCGACTTCATCGACACCACCGCGACGCGCATCGAGCTCTCCACGACGCATCCGGGGGGCCTTGCGCAGTTCATCACGGGGCGCCCGACCGCGCTGTCGAGCCTGATCCGCGACGACCTGGCGCTGCGCGCCGCGCGCGGCGCCGCCGCCGCGATCGCCTCGAAGGGCATCGAGCTGGCCGCCGCCCGCTCGATCGACGCCGTGCACCTGGGCATCGGCATGGCGCGGTTCCCGCACGGCGATCGCGACGTGTTCGGCCCCGTGCTGCTGCGCCCGCTGGTCGTGCGCCGCCGCGGGCGCGACTTCGAGCTGCAGCTGCTCGGCCGACCCTTCGTGAACCCGCGCATGTCGAGCATCCTGCGCGGCCACCACGGCGTGCGCCTCGACGAGCGCCAGCTGTCGCAGCTCGCCAGCGGCGAGGGCACGAGCACGCCGAACGCCGTGCTCGACGCGGTGCGCCAGGCGGCCGCCCACGTGCCGGGCTTCTCGGTCGAGGCGCGACTGGTCGCATCCACCTTCGCCGACGTCGGTGAGCCGATGGCCGTCGACCTGCAGCAGAGCCCGCACGACGTGCTCGACGCGGTGCGCGGCGACGAGCAGGCCGCGTGGCGCGTGCGCGAGGGCCGCTCGGGGCTCGACGAGACGCCGCAGGACCGGCGCGATCCCGAGGTCGACCGGCTCGTGCTCGACGCCGACCAGCAGCAGGACGCCGTGATCGCCGAGGCCGCCGCCGGCAACTCGCTGGTCGTCGAGGCGCTGCCGGGCACCGGCCTGACGCAGACGATCGTCAACGTGGTCGCCGCGCTCGTCGGCGACGACAAGCGGGTGCTCGTCGTCAGCCCCCGCCGCGCGACGCTGCGCGACATCGGCGACCGCCTCGCCAGCACCAAGCTCGAGGGCCTCGCGGTGTCGGAGGCGACGCTGCGCCGCGACCTGATCGCCGCGATCCGCCGCATCGAGCAGTCGCCGCGGCCCGAGACGGCCGAGATCGACGAGGCGATGCTGCGCCTGCGCAAGGTGCTGCTCGACTACCGCGCCGCGCTCCGCCGCGTCGACCCCGAGCTGCAGGTGAGCGTGCTCGACGCGCTCAAGGAGCTCTCGCGGCTCGCGATGCTGCCGACGCCTCCGTCGACCAGGGCCCGGCTCAGCGAGCAGGCCACCCGCAGGCTCGCGACCGACCGCCCGCGCATCGCCGCGACCATGCGCAAGGCCGCAGCGCTCGGGCAGTTCCGCTACGGGCCCTCCGACACGCCCTGGTACGGGGCGTCCTTCGAGAGCTCTGGCGACGCATCCGCCGCCCTGACCGATTCGCAGGAGCTCGCCGGCGGCCAGCTGCAGGCGCTGCTGCAGGCGGCCCGCAAGGTCATCGGCGACACGAAGCTGCGGCCCGCGTCGACGCTGGCAGAGCTGGGCATCCAGGTCGCGCTGCTCACCGACGTGCGGTCGACGCTCGACGTGATGACGCCGTCGATCTACGACCGGCCGCTCGGCGAGCTCATCACCGCGACCGGTTCGCGCCGCGAGGCCGTGCAGTCGCTCGGCGGCATGCAGCGCAGGCGGCTGCGCAAGCTCGCCGAGGAGTACGTGCGCCCCGGCGCGCACGTGGGCGATCTGCACGACGTGCTGCTCGCCGCGCAGCAGCAGCGGCGGCTGTGGGCGAAGTTCGCGCCCGACGGCTCGATCCCCTCGGTGCCGGCCGGCCTCGGCGCGCTCGACGCGCAGCTGCGCGACGTCGAGCGCAGGCTCGAGCGGCTCGACCTGGCGCTGACGCCCGGCACGAAGAGCATCGACCTGCCGCTCGCCGACCTCGAGCAGCGCATCGCCGAGCTCGCGGCGCCGAGCGACGCGCTGCAGAACATCCAGGAGCGCGCCGAGCTGATGACGAGCGTCGAGCAGCTCGGCCTCGACGCGCTGCTGGCCGACTTCGCCGACCGGCACGTCGCCGACGACCAGGTCGAGCACGAGCTCGACCTCGCCTGGTGGCAGTCGGCGCTGCAGGCGATGATCGGTCGCGAGCGGGCGCTGCTGCGCGGCAACACCGACGTGCTGCGCCGCCTTGAGCAGGATTTCGCGCTCGTCGACGAGGCGCACGTCGACGCCTCGAGTGCCCGCCTCGCGCACCAGTTGGCGCAGCAGTGGCGGCTCGCGGTCGAGGACCACGCAGACGAGGCGGATGCCCTGCGTCGCCTCATCAAGGCCGGTGCGGTCGACGCCGACGAGCTGCAGCGCGTCGCGCCGCACCTGACCCGCTCGGTCGCGCCCGTGTGGCTGTCGTCGCCCTATGACCTGCACCGGGTGCCGAAGCGCATCCCCTTCGACGCCGTGCTCATCGCCGACGCCGGAGCCATCACGATCGCCGAGGCCGCGGGCGCCATCAGCCGTGCCCGCCAGGTGATCGCGCTGGGCGACTCGGTGACGCAGACGCCGTCGCCGTTCGACGTGGGCATCTCGACGCTGGGCGTGCGGCCCACCGAGGAGCTCTCGACGCCCGACGAGCTGCACGCCGAGTCGGCGCTGTCGCGGCTCGGCCAGGTGCTGCCCAAGCTGCACCTGACGCGCTCGTACCGCACGGGCGGCGCCGACCTCGCGACCGCGGTGAACGACCGCTTCTACGAGGGTCGCATCGAGGCGCTGCCGTGGGCGGGCGCCTACCTCGGGCACGCGTCGCTGACCGCCTCGATCGTGCACGGCGCGCACGGACTGCCCGAGCAGGGCGCGGCGACCATCGAGAGCCCCGACGCCGAGGTCGACCGGGTCGTGCAGCTGGTCACCCAGCACGCGCGCTCGCGGCCGCAGGAGTCGCTCATGGTCGTCACGGCCAACGAGAAGCACGAGGTGCGGCTGCAGCAGGCGGTGATGGCGGCGCTCGCGTCGTCGAACCCGCTGACCGACTTCGTCGTCGCCGAGCGCGAGGAGCCGTTCGTCATCGTCGACGTCACCCACGCGAGCGCGCTGAGCCGCGACCGGGTGATCTTCTCGGTCGGCTACGGCCACACGAAGCACGGCCGCAACGTCGACTTCGGCACGCTCGGGCAGCCCGGCGGCGAGCGGCTGCTGGCGGTCGCGATGACCCGCGCGCGCAAGGCGCTGCAGATCGTCACCGCGTTCGATGCGGCGGCGCTCGACCCCGACAAGCTCGAGCACGGCGCGGCGCAGCTGCGCGAGATCCTGCTCGACGCGGCCGCCGAGGGTCCGCCGAAGTCGTTCTTCGGCGGCGACCCGCTGATGGTCGACCTCGCGACGCGCCTGCGGCGGCGGGGACTGCGCGCCGACGTCTCCTACGACGGGCAGTTGCCGCTGGTCGTCGCCAACGGCGGCATCTGCGCCGCGATCGAGGCCGACCACGACGACGGCGACCGCACGCTGCGCGAGGCGCTGCGGCTGCGGCCCGAGATCCTGCGCCGCTTCGGCTGGCACACGATGCGCGTGCACGCCTTCGAGCTGTTCACCGATCCCGAGGGCGTGGCCGACCGCATCGCCGAGCTCGTCGGGGCGGATGCGTCGCGGTCGTGA
- a CDS encoding HNH endonuclease signature motif containing protein: MAIETGTTADAVAALEAALAAAADAAAVLDALLPRLDTQQRWEVVGLVGDLGRATDSLKLRIADDVVHRHDDLPKDERFTVGCGYRDVADMLASEFGASRYVVKRLLAATKHLKPWVTITGDTVPARFPLLGAAIDRGAISIDQAVTVIDALGDAPNRAHPDDLAAAEAALVDHATGVRGAHPADSEVLERPMPPEMLAKVARGWRDALDPDGVEPTYEQQLRQRDFRFGTRADGMFAGAFVLTPDQGPTFAAAFDAFTRPKSPRFKDDAELDTALVDGDDRTRGQRMADALVAMVASSVEGREVPRVGGEAPTVVIHVQKSAIDAAAEGVPGCTATVERTGETVPVHVASAIMCDGYIQSVTIGADGEPLYLGRRKRFFNRAQRRALAARDGGCRAPGCDFPVGWTDAHHIQPWSEGGPTDLSNGILLCKHHHQEVHRGALEIVWGEHGWVVQPTMRAPYRRRGWTVIADPERLYPKRAA, from the coding sequence ATGGCGATCGAGACCGGCACCACGGCCGATGCCGTCGCCGCGCTCGAGGCAGCGCTCGCCGCAGCGGCCGATGCCGCGGCGGTGCTCGACGCGCTGCTCCCCCGCCTCGACACCCAGCAGCGCTGGGAGGTCGTCGGCCTCGTCGGCGACCTGGGCCGTGCCACCGACTCGTTGAAGCTCCGCATCGCCGACGACGTGGTCCACCGCCACGACGACCTGCCGAAGGACGAGCGGTTCACCGTCGGCTGCGGCTACCGCGATGTCGCCGACATGCTCGCGAGCGAGTTCGGTGCGAGCCGCTACGTCGTCAAGCGGCTCCTGGCCGCCACCAAGCACCTCAAGCCGTGGGTGACGATCACCGGCGACACCGTGCCCGCCCGGTTCCCGCTGCTCGGCGCCGCGATCGACCGCGGCGCGATCTCGATCGACCAGGCGGTCACCGTGATCGATGCCCTCGGCGACGCTCCCAACCGGGCGCATCCTGACGACCTCGCCGCCGCTGAGGCGGCACTGGTCGACCACGCCACCGGCGTGCGCGGCGCGCACCCGGCCGACAGCGAGGTGCTCGAGCGGCCCATGCCGCCCGAGATGCTCGCCAAGGTCGCCCGCGGCTGGCGCGACGCGCTCGACCCCGATGGTGTCGAGCCCACCTACGAGCAGCAGCTGCGCCAGCGCGACTTCCGCTTCGGCACGCGCGCCGACGGCATGTTCGCCGGCGCGTTCGTGCTCACGCCCGACCAGGGCCCCACCTTCGCCGCCGCCTTCGACGCCTTCACGCGCCCGAAGAGCCCGCGCTTCAAGGACGACGCCGAGCTCGACACCGCGCTGGTCGACGGCGACGACCGCACGCGCGGGCAGCGCATGGCAGACGCGCTCGTCGCGATGGTCGCCAGCTCGGTCGAGGGTCGCGAGGTGCCCAGGGTCGGCGGTGAGGCGCCCACCGTCGTCATCCACGTGCAGAAGAGCGCCATCGATGCCGCGGCCGAGGGCGTGCCCGGCTGCACCGCCACCGTCGAGCGCACCGGCGAGACCGTGCCCGTGCACGTCGCCTCCGCCATCATGTGCGACGGCTACATCCAGTCGGTCACGATCGGCGCCGACGGCGAACCGCTCTACCTCGGCCGCCGCAAGCGCTTCTTCAACCGGGCCCAGCGCCGAGCGCTCGCCGCGCGCGACGGCGGCTGCCGAGCCCCGGGCTGCGACTTCCCCGTCGGCTGGACCGACGCGCATCACATCCAGCCATGGAGCGAAGGCGGGCCGACCGACCTGTCCAACGGCATCCTGCTCTGCAAGCATCATCATCAGGAAGTGCATCGCGGCGCCCTCGAGATCGTCTGGGGCGAGCACGGCTGGGTCGTGCAGCCGACGATGCGAGCGCCCTACCGACGGCGAGGGTGGACGGTCATCGCCGACCCCGAGCGCCTCTATCCCAAGCGCGCCGCCTGA
- a CDS encoding FmdB family zinc ribbon protein — translation MPVYAYACTDCGNAFDVKQSFHEAALTVCDACGGTLRKQYGTVGVTFNGSGFYRTDSRAAAKGGSGSGGSGSGGSGSGGSGSGSSGSGGSGSGSSGSSSGSGSGSSGSSSGSGSTGSGSSSSSGSAAPKAPAKSGGSGRD, via the coding sequence GTGCCCGTCTACGCCTATGCCTGCACCGACTGCGGCAACGCCTTCGACGTGAAGCAGAGCTTCCACGAAGCCGCCCTCACCGTCTGCGACGCCTGCGGCGGCACGCTGCGCAAGCAGTACGGCACCGTCGGCGTCACCTTCAACGGCTCGGGCTTCTACCGCACCGACTCGCGCGCGGCCGCGAAGGGCGGCTCGGGCTCCGGTGGCTCCGGCTCGGGTGGCTCCGGCTCGGGTGGCTCCGGCTCCGGCAGCTCGGGTTCGGGCGGCTCCGGCTCCGGCAGCTCGGGCTCGAGCAGCGGCTCCGGCTCGGGCAGCTCGGGCTCGAGCAGCGGCTCCGGCTCGACGGGCTCAGGCTCGAGCTCGAGCAGCGGCAGCGCCGCACCCAAGGCCCCCGCCAAGTCCGGCGGTTCCGGCCGGGACTGA
- a CDS encoding 5-formyltetrahydrofolate cyclo-ligase — protein MTDQEAAAEEAKRALRRRLRTERAARGPAFAAERAPGLSAQLQALTEQLGARTVTAYLSLPEEPDTRAFLRWAAASGIRVLLPIIRSDGLLDWAEHDGTETIEATLGIPEPTTEALAPSALDEVDLMLIPATAVGRDGSRLGGGRGFFDKTIASMRECPPVYAVVHDEELFDSVPHAAYDQPVDGVVTPTGIHPTLRS, from the coding sequence GTGACCGACCAGGAGGCCGCTGCCGAGGAGGCCAAGCGCGCGCTGCGACGCCGGCTGCGCACCGAGCGGGCGGCACGCGGGCCCGCGTTCGCCGCCGAGCGCGCCCCCGGGCTCAGCGCACAGCTGCAGGCGCTCACCGAGCAGCTCGGCGCACGCACCGTCACCGCCTACCTGTCGCTGCCGGAGGAGCCCGACACCCGCGCGTTCCTGCGCTGGGCCGCAGCCTCGGGCATCCGGGTGCTGCTGCCGATCATCCGCAGCGACGGCCTGCTCGACTGGGCCGAGCACGACGGCACCGAGACGATCGAGGCGACCCTCGGCATCCCCGAGCCCACCACCGAGGCGCTCGCGCCCTCGGCGCTCGACGAGGTCGACCTGATGCTGATCCCGGCCACCGCGGTCGGCCGCGACGGATCCCGCCTCGGCGGCGGCCGCGGCTTCTTCGACAAGACGATCGCCAGCATGAGAGAATGTCCTCCGGTCTACGCGGTGGTGCATGACGAGGAGCTGTTCGACTCCGTTCCGCACGCGGCGTACGACCAGCCCGTCGACGGCGTCGTGACGCCGACCGGGATCCACCCCACGCTGAGGAGCTGA
- a CDS encoding GNAT family N-acetyltransferase, whose amino-acid sequence MFDSAPRLSYGAVAVRGIRLRDAKALEQELMINRPWLERWEATLPGSRPSGHFDTKSSIRSLLEADRDGTGLAFAIEVDGEFAGQLNVANISGGALASSTLGYWIARRFAGRGATTIAVAMVADHLLFTRGLHRVEICIRPENLASLRVVEKLGFRYEGCRRRYIHIDGDWRDHLCFALVRDELPQPILARYLEGQVPKFDRSVYPMEVGGDPRADRNG is encoded by the coding sequence GTGTTCGACAGCGCCCCTCGGCTCTCGTACGGGGCCGTCGCCGTGCGCGGCATCCGCCTGCGCGATGCGAAGGCGCTCGAGCAGGAGCTGATGATCAACCGGCCCTGGCTCGAGCGCTGGGAGGCGACCCTGCCCGGGTCGCGGCCGAGCGGGCACTTCGACACGAAGTCGTCGATCCGGTCGCTGCTGGAGGCCGACCGCGACGGCACGGGCCTCGCCTTCGCGATCGAGGTCGACGGCGAGTTCGCCGGGCAGCTGAACGTCGCCAACATCTCGGGCGGCGCGCTCGCCTCGTCGACGCTCGGCTACTGGATCGCCCGCCGCTTCGCCGGCCGCGGCGCGACGACGATCGCGGTGGCGATGGTGGCCGACCACCTGCTCTTCACGCGCGGCCTGCACCGGGTCGAGATCTGCATCAGGCCCGAGAACCTCGCGAGCCTGCGGGTGGTCGAGAAGCTGGGCTTCCGCTACGAGGGCTGCCGCCGCCGCTACATCCACATCGACGGCGACTGGCGCGACCACCTCTGCTTCGCGCTCGTGCGCGACGAGCTGCCGCAGCCGATCCTCGCCCGCTACCTGGAGGGTCAGGTGCCGAAGTTCGACCGCTCGGTCTACCCGATGGAGGTCGGCGGCGACCCTCGCGCCGACCGCAACGGGTAG